The Bradyrhizobium ottawaense genome window below encodes:
- the rplM gene encoding 50S ribosomal protein L13, giving the protein MKTFSAKPAEVTKKWVLIDAKGLVVGRLATIVAMRLRGKHLPTYTPHVDCGDNVIIINAQHAVLTGRKREQKTYYKHTGYVGHVKERTARQILEGKHPERVLEKAVERMIPRGPLGRVQMGNLRVYGGADHPHEAQTPEKIDIAKLNRKNTRAA; this is encoded by the coding sequence ATGAAAACCTTTTCGGCAAAGCCGGCTGAGGTGACGAAGAAGTGGGTGCTGATCGACGCCAAGGGTCTGGTCGTCGGCCGCCTCGCCACCATCGTCGCCATGCGCCTGCGCGGCAAGCACCTCCCGACCTACACCCCGCACGTTGATTGCGGCGACAACGTCATCATCATCAATGCGCAGCATGCGGTCCTCACCGGCCGCAAGCGCGAGCAGAAGACCTATTACAAGCACACCGGCTATGTCGGTCACGTCAAGGAGCGCACCGCGCGCCAGATCCTCGAGGGCAAGCATCCCGAGCGCGTGCTCGAGAAGGCCGTCGAGCGCATGATCCCGCGTGGCCCGCTCGGTCGCGTCCAGATGGGCAATCTCCGCGTCTATGGCGGCGCCGATCATCCGCACGAGGCACAGACGCCCGAGAAGATCGACATCGCCAAGTTGAACCGCAAGAACACGAGGGCCGCATAA
- a CDS encoding PaaI family thioesterase: MALAKMSVAEVEQFLRQEFPQAFSGDDITIESADGQTCLLRQRYSERMLRPGGTVSGPTLMALADFAMYVVLLSAIGPVGLAVTTNLNINFLRKGGPGQDVLAEARLLKLGKRLAVGEVKLLSGSSPDPIAHVTSTYSIPNV; encoded by the coding sequence ATGGCGTTAGCGAAAATGAGCGTGGCAGAGGTCGAGCAGTTCCTCCGCCAGGAGTTTCCCCAGGCCTTCAGCGGCGACGACATCACGATCGAAAGCGCGGACGGCCAGACCTGCCTTTTGCGCCAGCGCTACAGCGAAAGGATGCTGCGACCGGGCGGAACCGTGTCCGGCCCGACGCTGATGGCGCTGGCCGATTTCGCGATGTACGTGGTCCTCCTGTCCGCGATCGGGCCGGTCGGGCTCGCCGTCACCACCAATCTCAACATCAACTTCCTGCGCAAGGGCGGGCCCGGGCAGGACGTGCTGGCGGAGGCGCGGCTGCTCAAGCTCGGCAAGCGGCTGGCGGTCGGGGAGGTGAAACTGTTGTCCGGCAGCTCGCCCGATCCGATCGCCCATGTCACCTCGACCTATTCCATTCCAAATGTTTGA
- a CDS encoding AI-2E family transporter, translated as MSSKDERSRTRGDLAWAISVGGIGVVLFTALLAFTWYFAATLLLIFTGMLLGLGLNALTGALGRRVPLPHPVRLAIVCTALALMLAGIAYLGGATIAEQASLLSKTIKSQIGNVKSFLDNHGIDTSFFDFGNGATDASATAPSETAPAPAAPSRGPLPGAGALASSGGAIVSQTFKLLLGTIHGVGNIFIVLFLGFAFAAQPAVYHDGLLFLAPARHRTRVALIIDRISETLERWLIAQIIVMLAVGVVTWIGLAIIGIPSSFILGIQAGLLAFIPTIGAIIAGVVVVLASLASGWIPALSAFLLFMGVHAMESYVLTPILQRQALDIPPATLFAFQIVLGVVFGIWGLALALPLVAIAKVMIDHFKTYEAPPLAEAA; from the coding sequence ATGTCGTCCAAAGATGAACGCTCCCGGACCCGCGGCGACCTCGCTTGGGCGATCTCGGTCGGGGGCATCGGCGTCGTGCTGTTCACCGCGCTGCTCGCCTTCACCTGGTATTTCGCCGCCACCCTGCTGCTGATCTTCACCGGCATGCTGCTCGGTCTCGGCCTCAACGCGCTGACAGGCGCGCTCGGCCGCCGCGTGCCCCTGCCGCATCCGGTGCGGCTCGCGATCGTCTGCACCGCGCTCGCCCTGATGCTGGCCGGCATCGCCTATCTCGGCGGCGCCACCATTGCCGAACAGGCTTCGCTGCTGAGCAAGACCATCAAGTCGCAGATCGGGAACGTGAAGTCCTTCCTGGACAACCACGGCATCGACACCAGCTTCTTCGATTTCGGCAACGGCGCGACCGACGCCTCGGCCACTGCGCCGTCGGAGACGGCGCCCGCACCAGCAGCGCCCTCGCGCGGTCCCCTGCCCGGCGCCGGCGCGCTGGCCTCCAGTGGCGGGGCGATCGTGAGCCAGACTTTCAAGCTGCTGCTCGGCACCATCCACGGTGTCGGCAACATCTTCATCGTGCTGTTCCTGGGCTTCGCCTTCGCCGCCCAGCCGGCCGTCTATCACGATGGTCTGCTATTCCTGGCGCCTGCCAGGCACCGCACCCGCGTCGCCCTCATCATCGATCGCATCAGTGAGACTCTGGAGCGCTGGCTGATCGCGCAGATCATCGTCATGCTCGCGGTCGGCGTGGTGACCTGGATCGGGCTTGCCATCATCGGCATCCCCAGCTCGTTCATCCTGGGAATTCAGGCCGGCCTGCTCGCCTTCATCCCGACCATCGGGGCCATCATCGCCGGCGTCGTCGTGGTGCTGGCGAGCCTCGCCTCGGGCTGGATCCCGGCGCTATCGGCCTTTCTGCTCTTCATGGGCGTGCACGCCATGGAGAGCTACGTGCTGACACCGATCCTGCAGCGGCAGGCGCTGGACATTCCGCCGGCCACCCTGTTCGCGTTCCAGATCGTGCTCGGCGTCGTGTTCGGCATCTGGGGCCTGGCGCTGGCACTGCCGCTGGTCGCCATCGCCAAGGTCATGATCGACCATTTCAAGACCTATGAGGCGCCGCCTTTGGCAGAAGCGGCCTAG
- a CDS encoding DUF2842 domain-containing protein, whose protein sequence is MTIRTRKFLGAILLLVLATVWALLGMAAAQMPWIAESGWRQAIYYVVVGMGWVLPAMPIVSWMQRPDRVKSGS, encoded by the coding sequence ATGACGATCCGCACCCGCAAGTTCCTCGGCGCCATCCTGCTCCTGGTGCTGGCCACGGTCTGGGCCCTGCTCGGCATGGCGGCGGCGCAGATGCCGTGGATCGCCGAGTCCGGCTGGCGGCAGGCGATCTATTACGTGGTGGTCGGCATGGGCTGGGTGCTGCCGGCGATGCCGATCGTGAGCTGGATGCAGCGACCTGATCGCGTCAAGTCTGGCTCGTAG
- a CDS encoding antibiotic biosynthesis monooxygenase family protein: MITEIAQIDVKPGSEKDFEAAVAKARAAFGRSKGFHGFELHKSIEKPQRYRLMVKWATLENHTVDFRGSENFTEWRGLVGQYFASPPEVEHTETVLTT, translated from the coding sequence ATGATCACCGAGATCGCGCAAATCGACGTCAAGCCGGGCAGCGAGAAGGACTTTGAGGCCGCCGTCGCCAAGGCCAGGGCCGCCTTCGGCCGCTCCAAGGGCTTTCACGGCTTCGAGCTGCACAAATCGATCGAGAAGCCGCAGCGCTACCGGCTGATGGTGAAATGGGCGACGCTGGAAAATCACACCGTCGATTTCCGCGGCTCGGAAAACTTCACCGAATGGCGGGGCCTCGTTGGCCAGTACTTTGCCTCGCCGCCCGAGGTGGAGCACACCGAGACCGTGCTGACGACCTGA
- a CDS encoding O-acetylhomoserine aminocarboxypropyltransferase yields MSDRLPGFSTLAVHAGAQPDPTTGARATPIYQTTSFVFNDADHAASLFGLQAFGNIYTRIGNPTNAVLEERVAALEGGTAALAVASGHAAQVVVLQQLMQPGDEFIAARKLYGGSINQFTHAFKSFGWNVVWADPDDIASFERAVTPRTKAIFIESIANPAGSITDIEAISTVARKAGVPLIVDNTLASPYLIRPIDHGADIVVHSLTKFLGGHGNSLGGIIVDAGTFDWSTGGKYPMLSEPRPEYHGIRLQETFGNFAFAIACRVLGLRDLGPALSPFNAFMILTGIETLPLRMQKQCDNAKAIAEFLAGHPAVASVSYAGLASDKYNQLARKYAPRGAGAVFTFSLKGGYDAGVSLVSKLQLFSHLANVGDTRSLVIHPASTTHSQLDDAAKVKSGAGPDVVRLSIGIEDKEDLIADLEQALGA; encoded by the coding sequence ATGAGCGATCGCCTTCCGGGATTTTCAACCCTCGCCGTGCATGCCGGTGCACAGCCCGACCCCACCACCGGCGCGCGCGCGACTCCGATTTATCAAACGACGTCGTTCGTGTTCAACGATGCCGACCACGCCGCCTCGCTGTTCGGTCTGCAGGCGTTCGGCAACATCTATACCCGCATCGGCAATCCCACCAACGCGGTGCTGGAAGAGCGCGTCGCCGCGCTCGAAGGCGGCACGGCCGCGCTTGCGGTGGCCTCGGGCCATGCCGCACAGGTCGTGGTGTTGCAGCAATTGATGCAGCCCGGCGACGAGTTCATCGCCGCGCGAAAACTCTATGGCGGCTCTATCAACCAGTTCACGCACGCCTTCAAGAGCTTTGGCTGGAACGTGGTGTGGGCCGATCCCGACGATATCGCAAGCTTCGAGCGCGCGGTGACGCCGCGCACCAAGGCGATCTTCATCGAGTCCATTGCCAATCCCGCCGGCAGCATCACCGACATCGAGGCGATCTCGACGGTGGCGCGGAAGGCGGGCGTGCCGTTGATCGTCGACAACACGCTGGCCTCGCCCTACCTGATCCGCCCGATCGACCACGGCGCCGACATCGTCGTGCACTCGCTGACGAAGTTCCTGGGCGGTCACGGCAATTCGCTCGGCGGCATCATCGTCGATGCCGGCACCTTCGACTGGTCGACGGGCGGCAAATATCCGATGCTGTCGGAGCCGCGGCCGGAATATCACGGCATCCGCCTGCAGGAGACCTTTGGCAATTTCGCCTTCGCGATCGCCTGCCGCGTGCTGGGCTTGCGCGACCTCGGCCCCGCGCTGTCGCCGTTCAACGCCTTCATGATCCTGACCGGCATCGAGACCTTGCCGCTGCGCATGCAGAAGCAGTGCGACAATGCGAAAGCGATCGCCGAATTCCTCGCCGGCCATCCGGCGGTGGCGTCGGTTAGCTATGCGGGCTTGGCAAGCGACAAGTATAACCAGCTCGCGCGCAAATACGCACCGAGGGGCGCGGGCGCCGTGTTCACCTTCAGCCTGAAGGGCGGCTATGACGCCGGCGTCAGCCTGGTGTCGAAACTGCAGCTGTTCTCGCATCTCGCCAATGTCGGCGACACCCGCTCGCTGGTGATCCATCCGGCGTCCACCACGCACAGCCAGCTCGACGACGCCGCCAAGGTGAAGTCCGGCGCCGGCCCCGACGTGGTGCGGCTCTCGATCGGCATCGAGGACAAGGAAGACCTGATCGCCGATCTGGAACAGGCGCTGGGGGCGTAG
- a CDS encoding gamma-glutamyl-gamma-aminobutyrate hydrolase family protein, with product MRKPVVGVIGNAYRVENRFQVQMVGERNLRAVAEVSGGLPMMFAGAPDITDIGALLDVVDGIVLTGARANVHPTRFNVDPCERHEPYDIHRDEVALALSVACVARGVPLFGICRGLQEMNVAFGGSLHPEIREIPGRMNHRMPRLENGEIHPDPTVVFADRHDVELTPGGAFAKLLGCEKIRVNSLHGQGILDPGKRVLVEGVAEDGTIEAIRIAEAPTFALGVQWHAEYDPQRNPVNRKLFEAFGEALVARQRAAA from the coding sequence ATGAGAAAGCCGGTCGTCGGCGTGATCGGGAATGCCTATCGCGTCGAAAATCGATTTCAGGTCCAGATGGTCGGCGAGCGCAATTTGCGCGCCGTGGCCGAGGTTTCCGGTGGCCTGCCGATGATGTTCGCGGGCGCGCCTGATATCACCGATATCGGCGCGCTGCTCGACGTGGTCGACGGCATCGTGCTCACCGGCGCCCGCGCCAACGTCCATCCGACCCGCTTCAATGTCGATCCCTGCGAGCGCCACGAGCCGTACGATATCCATCGCGACGAGGTGGCGCTGGCGCTTTCGGTCGCCTGCGTCGCCCGCGGTGTGCCGCTGTTCGGCATCTGCCGCGGCCTCCAGGAGATGAACGTCGCCTTCGGCGGCTCGCTGCATCCCGAGATCCGCGAAATTCCCGGCCGCATGAACCATCGCATGCCCAGGCTCGAGAACGGCGAGATCCACCCCGATCCGACCGTGGTGTTCGCCGACCGTCACGACGTCGAACTGACGCCGGGCGGGGCGTTCGCAAAACTGCTCGGCTGCGAGAAGATCAGGGTCAATTCGCTGCATGGCCAAGGCATCCTCGATCCCGGCAAGCGCGTGCTGGTCGAGGGCGTCGCCGAGGACGGCACCATCGAGGCGATCCGGATCGCGGAAGCCCCGACCTTCGCGCTCGGCGTGCAATGGCACGCCGAATACGATCCCCAGCGCAATCCGGTCAACCGCAAGCTGTTCGAAGCCTTTGGCGAGGCCCTGGTCGCGCGGCAACGCGCGGCGGCGTAG
- a CDS encoding enoyl-CoA hydratase, with protein sequence MSAQAARAPSPQPPILLRETVGPIAVLTLNRPAARNSLSAAMIASLHAELNDISSDKAVRGVVIAANGPAFSAGHDMKELTARRTDPDRGRAFFAEMMTACSAMMQAIVHLPKPVVASVRGIATAAGCQLVASCDLAIASEDAKFATPGVDIGLFCSTPMVALSRNVPRKQAMEMLLTGEPVTAARAREIGLINRVVPAGTERDAAIALAEQVALKSAYTVKLGKEAFYRQAEMSLADAYRYAAEVMTENMMARDAEEGIGAFIEKRTPTWRDE encoded by the coding sequence ATGTCCGCCCAGGCTGCCCGCGCCCCCTCCCCGCAACCGCCGATCCTGCTGCGCGAGACCGTAGGCCCGATCGCCGTGCTGACGCTGAACCGCCCCGCCGCGCGCAACAGCCTGTCGGCGGCGATGATCGCAAGCCTGCATGCCGAGCTCAATGATATCAGCAGCGACAAGGCCGTCCGCGGTGTCGTGATCGCCGCCAACGGTCCCGCCTTCTCCGCCGGCCACGACATGAAGGAGCTGACCGCGCGCCGCACTGACCCCGATCGTGGCCGCGCCTTCTTTGCCGAGATGATGACCGCCTGCAGCGCGATGATGCAGGCGATCGTGCACCTGCCAAAACCTGTGGTCGCATCCGTCCGGGGTATCGCGACCGCGGCCGGCTGCCAGCTCGTGGCCAGCTGCGATCTCGCCATCGCCTCGGAGGACGCGAAATTCGCAACGCCTGGCGTCGACATCGGCTTGTTCTGCTCGACCCCGATGGTGGCGCTATCGCGCAACGTGCCGCGCAAGCAGGCGATGGAGATGCTGCTGACGGGCGAGCCTGTTACGGCCGCGCGCGCCCGCGAGATCGGCCTCATCAACCGCGTGGTGCCCGCCGGCACCGAACGCGACGCCGCGATCGCGCTGGCGGAGCAGGTCGCGCTGAAATCGGCCTACACCGTCAAGCTCGGCAAGGAGGCGTTCTATCGCCAGGCCGAGATGAGCCTTGCGGATGCCTATCGCTATGCCGCAGAGGTGATGACCGAGAACATGATGGCGCGCGACGCCGAGGAAGGCATCGGCGCCTTCATCGAGAAGCGCACGCCGACATGGCGGGATGAATAG
- a CDS encoding GGDEF domain-containing protein, translated as MMSLDSITLYLVATMVAALLGAMMVFFGRQENSPALKWWGTAYLLGAASVALWTAAGDRLGPHLYLALNAVGFVACGMVWNAARVFHGRKPNWPGLVLGALAWVAAVTLLDPEASMLRMIIGAGIVSVYAALTASELWTERRKSLQRRWPAFVMPVMHGCVLMLPVLIGSFLRPHDAGFSQSIWVKVFAVELILYAVGTVFVIFMLVSERTVTAHRTAASTDPLTGMLNRRGFSEACGRVIEREAKAGRPVTVMIFDIDHFKSINDRFGHPAGDEMLKLFSTVVVSNLRITDMSGRIGGEEFAALLPCSLEEGVLVAERVREAFETSGVVVDEGPVDTTVSIGVAGGPAGTELEVLLASADTALYQAKRGGRNRVEAAEELPLSLENWRRQSAARISAPQPRPATA; from the coding sequence ATGATGTCGCTCGATAGCATCACGCTCTATTTGGTCGCCACCATGGTTGCCGCACTGCTCGGCGCCATGATGGTGTTTTTCGGCAGGCAGGAGAACAGCCCTGCACTGAAATGGTGGGGCACCGCGTATCTGCTCGGTGCCGCCTCCGTCGCGCTGTGGACCGCGGCCGGCGACAGGCTGGGCCCGCATCTTTACCTTGCGCTGAACGCGGTCGGCTTCGTCGCCTGCGGCATGGTGTGGAATGCGGCGCGGGTCTTCCACGGCCGCAAGCCGAACTGGCCGGGTCTCGTGCTCGGCGCGCTCGCCTGGGTCGCCGCCGTCACGCTGCTCGACCCCGAGGCATCCATGTTGCGGATGATCATCGGCGCCGGCATCGTCTCGGTTTACGCGGCATTGACCGCCAGCGAGCTCTGGACCGAACGGCGCAAGAGCCTGCAGCGGCGCTGGCCGGCCTTCGTGATGCCGGTGATGCATGGCTGCGTGTTGATGCTGCCGGTCCTGATCGGCAGCTTCCTGCGTCCGCACGATGCCGGCTTCTCCCAGAGCATCTGGGTCAAGGTGTTCGCGGTTGAACTCATCCTCTACGCCGTCGGCACCGTGTTCGTGATCTTCATGCTGGTGTCCGAGCGCACCGTGACCGCGCACCGCACCGCCGCGTCGACCGATCCCCTGACCGGCATGCTCAACCGGCGCGGCTTCTCGGAAGCCTGCGGCCGCGTGATCGAGCGCGAGGCCAAGGCCGGACGTCCCGTGACCGTGATGATCTTCGACATCGATCACTTCAAGTCGATCAACGATCGTTTCGGCCACCCCGCCGGCGACGAGATGCTGAAACTGTTCTCCACCGTCGTCGTCAGTAATTTGCGCATCACCGACATGTCGGGCCGCATCGGCGGCGAGGAGTTCGCCGCGCTGCTGCCGTGCTCGCTGGAGGAGGGCGTGCTGGTCGCCGAGCGCGTGCGCGAGGCGTTCGAGACCTCCGGCGTCGTAGTCGACGAAGGCCCGGTCGACACCACCGTCAGCATCGGCGTCGCCGGCGGGCCCGCCGGCACCGAGCTCGAGGTGCTGCTGGCATCCGCCGACACTGCGCTCTACCAGGCCAAGCGCGGCGGCCGTAACCGCGTCGAGGCGGCGGAGGAGCTGCCGCTGTCGCTGGAGAACTGGCGCCGACAGAGCGCCGCGCGGATCAGTGCGCCGCAGCCGCGTCCGGCTACCGCCTGA
- a CDS encoding COX15/CtaA family protein encodes MTTNSVPTNSHRAVRWWLISVAALIALMVLVGGATRLTESGLSIVEWKPVTGSVPPLSEAQWTEAFEAYKRIPQYRELNAGMSLSEFKQIFWWEWSHRLLGRFIGVAYLLPFLFFLWRGGLSGELKRRLWLLFALGGLQGAVGWWMVASGLTERVEVSQYRLATHLVLALLIFAGIVWTVRRLKERPQIAASARLRFTGALLLVVTFVQIYFGALVAGLRAGRAYNTWPQIDGAFIPSAERLWFETPWWRNMFDNVLTVQFEHRMTAYALFALAALHAIDAVRSRAGAAASGALWLFAAVSLQAVLGILTLLNQVPIDLALSHQAVAIVVLTLAVMQVERLASRRSAEAQPRAVPISQPG; translated from the coding sequence TTGACGACGAATTCCGTTCCAACCAACTCGCATCGCGCCGTGCGCTGGTGGCTGATCTCCGTCGCCGCGCTGATCGCGCTGATGGTGCTGGTCGGCGGCGCGACGCGGCTCACGGAATCCGGCCTTTCGATCGTCGAATGGAAGCCGGTCACGGGCAGCGTTCCGCCACTGTCGGAGGCGCAGTGGACCGAGGCGTTCGAGGCCTACAAGAGAATCCCGCAATATCGCGAGCTCAACGCGGGCATGAGCCTGTCCGAGTTCAAGCAGATTTTCTGGTGGGAATGGAGCCACCGGCTGCTCGGCCGTTTCATTGGCGTCGCCTATCTCTTGCCGTTCCTGTTCTTCCTGTGGCGCGGTGGCCTGTCCGGTGAATTGAAACGTAGACTGTGGCTTCTATTCGCGCTTGGCGGGCTCCAGGGCGCGGTCGGCTGGTGGATGGTCGCCTCGGGTCTCACCGAGCGGGTCGAGGTGTCGCAATATCGGTTGGCGACGCATCTTGTGCTCGCGCTCCTGATCTTTGCTGGCATCGTCTGGACGGTGCGGCGGCTCAAGGAGCGGCCGCAGATCGCGGCGTCTGCGCGGTTGCGCTTCACGGGCGCGCTGCTCCTCGTCGTGACGTTCGTGCAGATCTATTTCGGTGCGCTGGTTGCGGGCCTGCGCGCCGGGCGCGCCTACAACACCTGGCCGCAGATCGACGGCGCGTTCATTCCCTCGGCCGAGCGGCTGTGGTTCGAGACCCCGTGGTGGCGCAACATGTTCGACAATGTGCTGACGGTGCAGTTCGAGCACCGCATGACCGCCTATGCGCTGTTCGCGCTGGCCGCGCTGCATGCGATCGACGCGGTGCGTTCGCGCGCAGGTGCGGCCGCAAGCGGCGCGCTCTGGCTGTTCGCGGCGGTGAGCCTGCAGGCGGTGCTCGGCATTCTCACGCTGCTCAACCAGGTGCCGATCGACCTCGCGCTGTCGCATCAGGCCGTCGCAATCGTCGTGTTGACGCTCGCGGTGATGCAGGTGGAGCGGCTCGCTTCGCGGCGATCTGCGGAGGCGCAGCCGCGTGCGGTTCCGATTAGCCAGCCCGGCTGA
- a CDS encoding TRAP transporter small permease subunit: MRPLLAVSTAIDWLNEKVGNVCNVLVLAACVVSAANAMIRYAFSYSSNSWLETQWYMFAVVVMFGSSYTFKRNEHVRVEIMYLMLSERGQLWLDLIGTLVFLVPACLLLSYLSWAMFHNSFIIGEMSNNAGGLLRWPIKFVLPAGFFMLALQGVSEAIKRIAALRGEVTIDAKYERPTQ, from the coding sequence ATGCGCCCATTGTTGGCGGTAAGTACGGCTATCGACTGGCTGAATGAAAAAGTCGGCAACGTCTGCAACGTTTTGGTGCTCGCGGCCTGCGTGGTCAGCGCTGCAAATGCGATGATCCGTTATGCCTTCAGTTACAGCTCCAACAGCTGGCTCGAGACGCAGTGGTATATGTTCGCCGTCGTCGTGATGTTCGGCTCGTCCTATACTTTCAAGCGTAACGAGCATGTGCGCGTCGAAATCATGTACCTCATGCTTTCCGAGCGCGGCCAGCTGTGGCTCGACCTGATCGGGACATTGGTATTCCTCGTCCCGGCGTGCCTGCTCCTCAGCTACCTCTCATGGGCGATGTTCCACAACTCGTTCATCATCGGCGAAATGTCCAACAATGCCGGCGGCCTCCTCCGGTGGCCGATCAAATTTGTCCTGCCTGCGGGATTCTTCATGCTGGCTTTGCAAGGTGTCTCGGAGGCCATCAAACGCATTGCGGCCTTGCGTGGTGAAGTCACGATCGATGCGAAATACGAGCGGCCGACCCAATGA
- the rpsI gene encoding 30S ribosomal protein S9, whose amino-acid sequence MAESIQSLDQLSQLKTAAAPDAPKHEKKVDKFNRAYATGKRKDAVARVWIKPGAGKVTVNSREVEVYFARPVLRMMIEQPFSVAARSGQYDVICTVAGGGLSGQAGAVRHGISKALTYFEPELRSVLKKGGFLTRDSRVVERKKYGKAKARRSFQFSKR is encoded by the coding sequence ATGGCCGAATCCATCCAGTCGCTCGACCAGCTCTCGCAGCTCAAGACGGCGGCGGCGCCCGATGCGCCCAAGCACGAGAAGAAGGTCGACAAGTTCAACCGCGCCTATGCCACCGGCAAGCGCAAGGACGCGGTCGCCCGCGTGTGGATCAAGCCGGGCGCCGGCAAGGTCACCGTCAATTCGCGCGAGGTCGAGGTCTATTTCGCCCGTCCCGTGCTGCGGATGATGATCGAGCAGCCATTCTCCGTGGCCGCGCGTTCGGGCCAGTACGACGTGATCTGCACGGTTGCCGGCGGCGGCCTGTCCGGTCAGGCCGGCGCGGTCCGTCACGGCATCTCCAAGGCGCTGACCTATTTCGAGCCGGAGCTGCGCTCTGTGCTCAAGAAGGGCGGCTTCCTGACGCGCGACTCCCGCGTGGTCGAGCGCAAGAAGTACGGCAAGGCCAAGGCCCGCCGGTCCTTCCAGTTCTCGAAGCGTTAA
- a CDS encoding CoA-binding protein — translation MNHDSYSDDYIRAILNSVKSIAMVGASPVNVRPSYFAFKYLAQRGYDMIPVNPGHVGKELLGKPFIASLSDIGRPIDMIDIFRNSSHIMPVVEEALTLDPLPKVIWMQLGARDDVAAAKAESVGIKVVMNRCPKIEYGRLSSEISWMGVNSRTLSSKRAPAPTQGMRLSLNRMSVGGGDTAASDRAAKNKTEQS, via the coding sequence ATGAACCACGACTCCTATTCCGACGATTACATCCGCGCCATCCTCAACAGCGTGAAGTCGATCGCGATGGTCGGCGCCTCGCCGGTCAATGTGCGGCCGAGCTATTTCGCATTCAAATATCTGGCGCAGCGCGGTTACGACATGATCCCGGTCAATCCCGGCCATGTCGGCAAGGAGCTGCTCGGAAAGCCCTTCATCGCCTCGCTGTCCGACATCGGCCGTCCCATCGACATGATCGACATCTTCCGCAATTCCAGCCACATCATGCCTGTCGTCGAGGAAGCGCTCACGCTCGACCCGCTGCCGAAGGTGATCTGGATGCAGCTTGGCGCACGTGACGACGTGGCGGCAGCGAAAGCCGAGTCGGTCGGTATCAAGGTGGTGATGAACCGCTGCCCCAAGATCGAATATGGCCGCCTGTCGTCCGAGATCTCCTGGATGGGCGTGAATTCGCGCACGCTCAGCTCCAAGCGCGCGCCGGCACCGACGCAAGGCATGCGGCTATCCCTCAATCGAATGAGCGTCGGCGGCGGCGACACTGCGGCCTCCGATCGTGCCGCCAAAAACAAGACCGAGCAAAGCTGA